GATGTCGATTGCCGGCGTGATCGGCGCGGGCTTGTTCGTCGGCTCCGGCCACGCGATCGCGGAAGCCGGGCCGGCATCGATACTCGCGTATGCGATTGCGGGCGTGCTGGTCGTGCTGGTGATGCGCATGCTCGGCGAAATGGCCGTCGCGCATCCGGACAGCGGGTCGTTCTCGACCTATGCCGATCGCGCGATCGGCCACTGGGCCGGCTTCACGATCGGCTGGCTGTACTGGTGGTTCTGGGTGCTGGTGATCCCGATCGAGGCGACCGCCGCTGCGACCATCCTCAATGCGTGGTTCCCGGGCATCGCGACGTGGATCTTCGCGCTCGGCATCACGCTGCTGCTCACCGTCACCAATCTCTTCTCCGTCAAGAACTACGGCGAATTCGAATTCTGGTTCGCGCTGATCAAGGTCGTCGCGATCGTCGTGTTCCTGTGCATCGGCGGTGCGGCGATCGTCGGCATCATTCCGGCGCCGGCCGTGTCGGGCGTGTCGAACCTGTTCGTGCACGACGGCTTCATGCCGCACGGCGCGAGCGCGGTGCTCGCGGCGATGCTGACGACGATGTTCTCGTTCCTCGGCACCGAGATCGTGACGATCGCGGCCGCCGAATCGGACAACCCGCAACGCCAGATCGTGCGCGCGACCAACTCGGTCATCTGGCGTATCACGCTGTTCTATCTCGGCTCGATCCTCGTCGTCGCGGCCATCGTGCCGTGGAACGACCCGCTGCTGCCGAAGCACGGCTCGTATCAGCGCGCGATGGAGCTGATCGGCGTCCCGAACGCGAAGGCGATCATCGACGTGATCGTGCTCGTGTCGGTCGCGAGCTGCCTGAATTCGGCGCTGTACACCGCGTCGCGGATGCTGTTCTCGCTGTCCCGGCGCAAGGACGCGCCCGCCTTCCTGCATCGCACCGATTCGACCGGCACGCCGCGTGCGGCCGTGCTTGCGTCGACCGCGTTCGGCTTCCTGACCGTGATCGCGAACTACCTGATGCCGGAGCAGGTGTTCGGCTTCCTGCTCGCGACGTCGGGCGCGATCGCGCTGCTCGTGTATCTCGTGATCGCGATCTCGCAACTGCGGATGCGCAAGACGCTCGAATCGGGCGGCGCGGACCTGACGCTGCGGATGTGGCTGTTCCCGTGGCTCACGTGGGCCGTGATCCTGTTCATCTGCGGCACGCTGACCGTGATGTTCGTCAGCGAGGAGCACCGGATGGAAGTCGGCGCGACGGCCGTGCTGGCGTTGATCGTGCTGCTCGCGTCGTGGCTGAACAAGCGCGGCCGCGATGCGCGGGCGAACGCGGGGCGCCGGGTGTCGGCGACGTGATCTGATCGAATGATGTAACGGCGGGGCGGCGGCCCCGCTCATGAACATGGCCTGACCGGCATTTGCCGGCCGGGCCATTTTGCTTTCGACGACGGACGGATGTCGTTGCGAGTACCGGCCGCGCGGCATCGATCCTGGGCGACGCGCGCTGCTGCGTGTCGGCGGGAACGTCGTCTGCCGAAACGATCGTCGCCTATACTCGACGAGAAGAAAAATCGCGGGGGTGGGCGATGGGGACGGTGCACGGATCGGGCAGTCGCGCGGTCGACGCGCGGCGCGTCGGCACGTATGCAGCCGCGGTACTCGCGCTGCAGATCGTCGTGCTGGCTGTCTGGGCGATGAGGTACTACGGCTGGCACGATCGCTCGTCCCCGATGGTCGGCTCGGACTTCGCGATTTTCTGGGCGGCGGCCCGTGTCGCGATCGAGCACGGCGCCGCGGCGATCTTCTCGCCCGGGTGGATGCAGCCGATCGAAGCCGCCCTGCGGCCGTTCGACGACTTCGCTCCGTGGCCGTATCCGCCGACGTTCCTGCTCGTCATCCTCCCGTTCGGCTTCGTGCCGTTCGTCTTCGCGCTCGTGGTGTTCGCGACACTGCAGATCGCCTGTTATGCGGCGGTCGTCGCGCGTGTCGTGCGCCCGCTCGACACGCAGCTGCGCGTCGCGATTGCCGCATTTCCGGGGCTGCTCGGCGCGGCGCTCACGATGCAAAATTCCTTCATGACGGTCGCGGCGGCGGCCGCGGCGCTGCTCCTGCTCGAATCGAGCCCGGTTCTGGCGGGCGCATGCATTGCGGTGCTGATCGTGAAGCCGCAATTCGGCGTGCTGTTCCCGTTGGCGCTCATCTGTGGCCGTCACTGGAAGGCGTTGATATCGGCCGGCGCGTTCAGCACCGGCATCGTCGCGGTGTCGCTGGCGGCGTTTGGCGTGCGGGCGTGGGCCGCGTTTTTCGCGTTCATGCCGGCGTTCCACCACAACGTGGTCGAGTACGGCGACACGCTTCGGCGGGCCATGCCGTCGACGATCTCGCTCGCCCGGGCAGCCGGGCTGTCCGTCGGGCCAGCCTATGCCGTGCATGCGGTCGTCGGGGTACTGGCGGTCGCGGCGGTCGCCGACGTCTGGATTCGCCGCTCGCGCTTCGCGCTCCGCGCCGCCGCGCTGGCCGCCGGTACGCTGCTCGTGCAGCCTTACTATGTGTACTACGACCTGCTCTGGCTGGTGTTGCCGGTTGCATTCCTGTTGCTGGACGCGCGGAACGTCCCGTTGCGCCGAGCCGAGATCGTGATCGTCGTGCTGGCCTGGCTCGCGCCGGCGCAGGCCTTCGTCGCGGTGATCAGCGGCACGGGTTGGCCGGTCGCGTCGGCGATGCTCGTCGCGCTGCTCGCGATGATCGTGCGCCGGAGTCGCGAGCCGGCGCTGGTGGCTGCGTAGCGGTTGCCGGGTGAGCGGGTGAGCGCATGTTGCTGCAGTCGGTCGACCCGAGCGGAACGATGCCGGGCGCATGAAACAGAAAACCCCTTGCGGCGCCGAGGCCGCAAGGGGTTTTCCGTGTATTGCCGTACTACGCCTGGGGTGATGCGCTCAGACGTTGAACAGGAAGTTCATCACGTCGCCGTCGTGCACGACGTATTCCTTCCCTTCCGCGCGCATCTTGCCGGCTTCCTTCGCGCCTTGCTCGCCCTTGTACGTGACGAAGTCGTCGAACGCGATCGTCTGCGCACGGATGAAGCCGCGCTCGAAGTCGGTGTGGATCACGCCGGCCGCTTGCGGAGCGGTATCGCCGATGTGGATCGTCCACGCGCGCACTTCCTTCACGCCGGCGGTGAAATAGGTCTGCAGGCCGAGCAGCTTGAAGCCCGCGCGGATCACGCGGTCGAGGCCCGGCTCTTCCATGCCCATGTCGGCGAGGAATGCTTCCTTGTCCGCGTCGTCGAGATCGGCGATTTCCGCCTCGATCGCCGCGCATACGGCGACCACCGGCGCGTTTTCGCTTTCCGCGTACTTGCGCACCGCCTCGAGGTGCGGGTTGTTCTCGAAGCCGTCGTCCTTCACGTTGGCGACGTACATCGCCGGCTTCGCGGTGATCAGGCAGAACGGCTTGATCAATGCCTGTTCGTCGTCCGACAGCGCGAGGCCGCGCACGGCCTTGCCCTGGTCGAGTTGCGCGCGCACCTTTTCGAGCACCGCGACGAGTTTCGCCGCTTCCTTGTCGTTGCCCGACTTCGCCGCCTTCGAATAGCGCGTGAGCGCCTTCTCGATGGTGCCGAGGTCGGCGAGCGCGAGTTCGGTGTTGATCACTTCGATGTCGTCGATCGGGCTGACCTTGCCGGCAACGTGAATGACGTTGTCATCCTCGAAGCAGCGCACGACGTGCGTGATTGCATCGGTTTCGCGGATGTTCGCGAGGAACTGGTTGCCGAGGCCTTCACCCTTGCTCGCGCCCGCGACGAGGCCCGCGATGTCGACGAATTCGACGACGGCCGGCACGACACGCTCCGGCTTGACGATCTCGGAGAGCGCCTTCAGGCGCGTATCGGGCACTTCGACGATGCCGACGTTCGGCTCGATCGTGCAGAACGGGTAGTTCTCGGCGGCGATGCCGGCCTTGGTCAGCGCATTGAACAGGGTGGACTTGCCGACGTTGGGCAAGCCGACGATGCCGCATTTGAGACTCATGGAATCCTTCGGACGGGTGAGGCGGCGCGGCCGGACAGGGCACGGCGGCGCGGGAAAAAAGGGGCGGCCGGCGCGTGGAGCGCGGCGGGCCGACGGTCAAAGACGCTATTGTACCGTGCCGGCGCCCCGGATTCCGGGCTTGCCGCCGAACGGCCGATGCGGCGGGCCGCCGCGCGGGCGCACCGGCCCGCGATTCTGCTGATTTCCCGCAAAGTCCGGCCGCGTAAGGGTTTGGCCCCGCGGCTATAATGCCCGCCATGACTGCCCACCACTCCTTCGACGTCGCCGTGGTCGGCGGCGGGCTCGTCGGCAAGACGGCCGCGCTCGCGCTGACCCAGTCCGGCTACAAGACAGCCTTGCTCGCCCAGCCGGCCACGCCGCGCCCCGCCGATCTCGCGTTCGACACGCGCGTCTACGCACTGTCGTCCAGTTCGCAGGCGTTGCTCGAGCGGCTGCGGGTCTGGCAGGCGCTCGACCACGGCCGGCTCGCGCCGGTCTACGACATGCGCGTGTATGGCGATGCGCATGCCGAACTGCATTTCTCCGCCTACCAGGCGTCCGTGCCGCAGCTCGCCTGGATCGCCGAATCCTCGCTGGTCGAGGCGTCGCTCGACGCCGCGCTGCGGTTCCAGCCGAACCTCACGTGGTTCGACTCGCGTGCGCAGGGCTTCGACGTGCGCGACGACGCGGCCGTGCTGACGCTGTCGTCGGGCCAGGTGCTCGAAGCCGATCTCGTCGTCGGCGCCGACGGCGCGCATTCGTGGGTGCGCTCCCAAATGGGGGCCAGGGTAGAGCGACGCGACTACCGGCAAACGGGCGTCGTCGCGAACTTCAAGGCATCGTTGCCGCACCGCGAGACCGCGTACCAGTGGTTCCACGAAGGCGAGATCGTCGCGCTGCTGCCGCTGCCGGACGGCCACGTGTCGCTCGTGTGGTCCGCGCACACCGCGCACGCGGACGCACTGCTCGCCCTCGATCCGGCGCAGCTCGCGGCCGAGGTCGAGCACGTGTCGCACGGCCAGGTCGGCACGCTCGAATGCGTGACGCCGGCCGCCGGCTTCCCGCTGGCGCTGCAGACCGTCGACAAGCTGATCGCGCCGCGCGTCGCGCTGGTGGGCGATGCCGCGCACCTGATCCACCCGCTCGCGGGGCAGGGGATGAACCTCGGGCTGCGCGACGTCGCCGCGCTCGCCGACGCGATCGCGGGCAAGGAAAGCTTCCGTAATCTCGGCGATACGGTGCTGCTGCGCCGCTACGAACGTTCGCGCCGCGAGGACATCCGCGCGCTGATGGTCGCCACCGACGGCCTGCAGCGGCTGTTCGCGGTGCCGGGCTCGCTCGCGAAGGCGGTGCGCAATGCGGGCATGGCGTTCGTCGGCGCGCAGCCGCTCGTGAAGCGCTGGCTCGTGTCGGCCGCGCTCGGCTGAACGAACCTTCCGCCGCCGCGCCGGTCGGAGACGGTTCCGTTACGGCGTACACTGTGCCGTGCACTCCGATTGAGCTGAAGGAAGATTTCAATGAAAAAAACGATCCGCATCGCGTCGCTGGCGCTGGCCGTCACGATGGCGACGCTCGGCTGCACCGCGCAGGCCGACCAGACCACCGACAAGCTGAAGGCCACGCTGCAAGCCCGTCTCGGCAACGACGCGCCGATCAAGAGCGTGTCGAAATCGCCGGTCGCAGGCCTTTACGAAGTGAACCTCGGCTCGCAGATCATCTATAGCGACGCGGCGGGCGACTACGTGCTGCTCGGCGATCTCGTCGACGCGAAGACGCACAAGAACCTGACCGACGCCCGCCTGTCCGAAATCAACAAGATCGACTTCGCGAGCCTGCCGTTCGCGAATGCGATCAAGATCGTCAAGGGCAACGGCGCCCGCAAGATCGCGGTGTTCTCCGATCCGAACTGCCCGTACTGCAAGAAGCTCGAGACGACGCTGCAGTCGGTCGACAACGTGACCGTCTACACGTTCCTGTACCCGGTGCTGTCGCCGGATTCGACCGCGAAGTCGAAGGCGATCTGGTGCGCGACCGACCGCGCGAAGACGTGGGAAAGCTGGATGCTCGACCATCGCGCGCCGTCCGGCGCCGGTACCTGCGACACCACCGCGCTCGACAAGAACCTCGCGCTCGGCCGCGGGATGAACGTCACGGGCACGCCGACGATCTTTTTGCCGGACGGCCGCCGCCTGCCGGGCGCGGTATCGGCCGACCAGCTCAACCAGGCGCTCGCCTCGAGCAAGTAACCGACTGCACGCCGGGCGCAGCGCCCGGCCAGCGAGGGGCGCCCGCATGATCTGCCGGCGCCTCTCTTCGTTTTCGCCGCCGTATTCGACCGACCGATTGCCACGATGACCCAGCCGATCCGCTATTCGATTGTCCCGAAAGATCTTGCCGCGCACCTGTTCGAAGTGACGGTGACGGTTGCCGGTCCCGATCCCGAAGGCCAGCGTTTCTCGCTGCCGGTATGGATTCCGGGCAGCTATCTCGTGCGCGAGTTCGCGCGCAACATCGTGACGCTGCGCGCGTTCAACGACGCGGGCCGCAAGGTGCGCATCGCGAAGACCGACAAGCACACGTGGCAGGCCGCGCCCGTGACCGGCGCGCTGACGCTGCGCTACGACGTGTATGCATGGGATTTGTCGGTGCGCTCCGCGTATCTCGACGAATCGGGCGGCTTCTTCAACGCGACGGCCGTGTTCCTGAGCGTCGCCGGTCGCGAGGACGCGCCGTGTGAAGTCGACATCGCGAAACCGGCCGGCGCGGCGTTCCGCACGTGGCGCGTCGGCACCGCGCTGCCCGAAGCGGGCGGCACCCGGCGTTACGGGTTCGGCGCGTATCGCGCGGCGAACTATGACGAGCTGTCCGACCATCCGGTGACGATCGGCGAATTCGCGCTCGCGACGTTCGACGCGCACGGCGTGCCGCACGACATCGTGATCGCCGGGCGCGTGACGCAACTCGACCTGGAGCGGCTGCGTACCGATCTGAAGCGTGTGTGCGAAGCGCAGATCGCGCTGTTTGAGCCGAAGTCGAAAAAGGCGCCGATGGATCGCTACGTGTTCATGACGCTCGCGGTCAGCGACGGCTACGGTGGCCTCGAGCATCGCGCATCGACCGCGCTGATCTGCAACCGGACCGACCTGCCGGTGAAGGGGCGACCGGAAACGACGGAAGGCTATCGCACGTATCTCGGCCTCTGCAGCCACGAGTATTTCCACACGTGGAACGTGAAGCGCATCAAGCCGGCGGCGTTCGTGCCGTACGACCTCACGCGCGAGAACTACACGTCGCTGCTGTGGCTGTTCGAGGGCTTCACGTCGTATTACGACGACCTGATGCTGGTGCGCAGCGGGCTGATGTCGCAGGACGACTATTTCGCGGCGCTCGGCCGCACGATCGGCGGCGTGCTGCGCGGCACGGGCCGGCTCAAGCAGAGCGTCGCGGAAAGCTCGTTCGACGCGTGGATCAAGTACTACCGCCAGGACGAGAACGCGACCAACGCGATCGTCAGCTATTACACGAAGGGCTCGCTCGTTGCGCTGGCGTTCGATCTCGCGATCCGCGCGCAGACGCGCAACCGGAAGTCGCTCGACGACGTGATGCGCCTGCTGTGGCAACGCTACGGCCGCGACTTCTATCGCGGCAAGCAGGCGGGTGTGGACGAAAACGAAGTCGAGGCGCTGATCGAGGAGGCGACGGGCGTCGCGCTCGGCCGCCTGTTCGCCGACGCCGTGCAGGGCACGCGCGACCTGCCGCTCGCCGAACTGCTCGCGCCGTTCGGCGTGACGCTGGTCCCCGACGTCGCGACCGGCGCGGCCGCGAAACCGACGATCGGCGCGCGCCTGCGCGGCGGCGCGGACTGCACGTTGGCGGCGGTCTACGAAGGCGGCGCCGCGCATCGCGCGGGGTTGTCGGCCGGCGACACGCTGATCGCGGTCGACGGGCTGCGTGTGACGGGCACGAACCTCGATGCGCTGCTCGCACGCTACCGGCCGGGCGACAAGGTCGAGATTCACGCGTTCCGCCGCGACGAGCTGCGCACCGCGAAGCTGAAGCTCGACGGCCCGGAAGTCACCCGCTACCGGCTGACGGCGGCCGCCAAGCCGGCTGCGGCCACGAAGGCCCGCGAAGCCTGGCTGCAGGGGTAATCGTACGAAAGCGGGTAGCGGGGCGCGATCGGCGATTGTTCTGTTGTTGCAACAATCCGTCGCCCTGAACCCGCTTTTTCGCGGTCATGCGGCCACGCACAATGGCGTCACTCGCGCTACCGAAGCGCAACCCCACCCGGAGCCTGACATGACGACCATTCTGCAAATCAATTCCGCTGCGCGTTCGCAAGGTGCGCAATCCACGCTGCTGTCCAACGAACTGACCGCAAAGCTGCAACAATCGAACCCCGGCGCGAATGTCGTGGTCCGCGACCTGCTGGCCGATGCGCTGCCGCACCTCGACGAATCGGTGCTCGGCGCGTTCTTCACGCCGGCCGACAAGCGCACCGCGGAACAGAATGCGATCGTCGCGAAGAGCGATGCACTGATCGCCGAGCTGCAAGCCGCCGACATCATCGTGATCGGCGCGCCGATGTACAACTTCGGCATCTCGTCGCAACTGAAGACGTACTTTGACTGGATCGCCCGCGCAGGCGTCACGTTCCGCTACACCGAGAACGGTCCGGAAGGCCTGATCAAGGGCAAGAAGGTTCACGTGGTGACGGCGCGCGGCGGCAAGTACCTGGGTACGCCGAACGACAGCCAGACCCCGTACCTGCGTTCGTTCCTCGGCTTCATCGGCCTGACCGACGTGAATTTCATCCACGCGGAAGGCCTGAACCTCGGCCCGGACGCGCAGAGCGCCGCGCTGGCCAGCGCACGCGAAGCGATCGCCGCCGCGTAACGCGTAGGTCGATGCGGGTGCGATGCAGCCGCTGCGTCGCCCGATGAAAAAACGCCGCGTCCTTTCGGGGACGCGGCGTTTTTTCATTCGGCCGGCGAACTCGCCGCAACCGAGGCCGTTACGCGAGCGTTTCGGCCACGTCCGGCAGGCGCCAGTCGATCGGTTCGCGGCCGGCGGCGGCCAGATAGTCGTTCGCGAGCGCGAAATGGCGGCAGCCGAGGAAGCCGCGGTGCGCGGACAGCGGCGACGGATGCGGCGCCTCGAGCACGCAATGCGCGTTCGCGTCGAACAGCGCCCGCTTGGCCTGCGCGTGCGCGCCCCACAGCATGAACACGAGCCCGCGATGACGGCCGGCGAGCTCGCGGATCAGCGTGTCCGTGCATTGCTCCCAGCCGCGCTTCGCATGGCTCGCGGCCGCGCCGCGCTCGACCGTCAGCACGGTGTTGAGCAGCAGCACGCCCTGGCGTGCCCACGTGTCGAGGCAGCCGTGACGCGGCGTGTCGTGACCGAAGTTCGCGG
This DNA window, taken from Burkholderia cenocepacia, encodes the following:
- the gabP gene encoding GABA permease is translated as MSGSNTGLGTGLKQRHVTMMSIAGVIGAGLFVGSGHAIAEAGPASILAYAIAGVLVVLVMRMLGEMAVAHPDSGSFSTYADRAIGHWAGFTIGWLYWWFWVLVIPIEATAAATILNAWFPGIATWIFALGITLLLTVTNLFSVKNYGEFEFWFALIKVVAIVVFLCIGGAAIVGIIPAPAVSGVSNLFVHDGFMPHGASAVLAAMLTTMFSFLGTEIVTIAAAESDNPQRQIVRATNSVIWRITLFYLGSILVVAAIVPWNDPLLPKHGSYQRAMELIGVPNAKAIIDVIVLVSVASCLNSALYTASRMLFSLSRRKDAPAFLHRTDSTGTPRAAVLASTAFGFLTVIANYLMPEQVFGFLLATSGAIALLVYLVIAISQLRMRKTLESGGADLTLRMWLFPWLTWAVILFICGTLTVMFVSEEHRMEVGATAVLALIVLLASWLNKRGRDARANAGRRVSAT
- the ychF gene encoding redox-regulated ATPase YchF, which translates into the protein MSLKCGIVGLPNVGKSTLFNALTKAGIAAENYPFCTIEPNVGIVEVPDTRLKALSEIVKPERVVPAVVEFVDIAGLVAGASKGEGLGNQFLANIRETDAITHVVRCFEDDNVIHVAGKVSPIDDIEVINTELALADLGTIEKALTRYSKAAKSGNDKEAAKLVAVLEKVRAQLDQGKAVRGLALSDDEQALIKPFCLITAKPAMYVANVKDDGFENNPHLEAVRKYAESENAPVVAVCAAIEAEIADLDDADKEAFLADMGMEEPGLDRVIRAGFKLLGLQTYFTAGVKEVRAWTIHIGDTAPQAAGVIHTDFERGFIRAQTIAFDDFVTYKGEQGAKEAGKMRAEGKEYVVHDGDVMNFLFNV
- a CDS encoding UbiH/UbiF family hydroxylase codes for the protein MPAMTAHHSFDVAVVGGGLVGKTAALALTQSGYKTALLAQPATPRPADLAFDTRVYALSSSSQALLERLRVWQALDHGRLAPVYDMRVYGDAHAELHFSAYQASVPQLAWIAESSLVEASLDAALRFQPNLTWFDSRAQGFDVRDDAAVLTLSSGQVLEADLVVGADGAHSWVRSQMGARVERRDYRQTGVVANFKASLPHRETAYQWFHEGEIVALLPLPDGHVSLVWSAHTAHADALLALDPAQLAAEVEHVSHGQVGTLECVTPAAGFPLALQTVDKLIAPRVALVGDAAHLIHPLAGQGMNLGLRDVAALADAIAGKESFRNLGDTVLLRRYERSRREDIRALMVATDGLQRLFAVPGSLAKAVRNAGMAFVGAQPLVKRWLVSAALG
- a CDS encoding M61 family metallopeptidase, coding for MTQPIRYSIVPKDLAAHLFEVTVTVAGPDPEGQRFSLPVWIPGSYLVREFARNIVTLRAFNDAGRKVRIAKTDKHTWQAAPVTGALTLRYDVYAWDLSVRSAYLDESGGFFNATAVFLSVAGREDAPCEVDIAKPAGAAFRTWRVGTALPEAGGTRRYGFGAYRAANYDELSDHPVTIGEFALATFDAHGVPHDIVIAGRVTQLDLERLRTDLKRVCEAQIALFEPKSKKAPMDRYVFMTLAVSDGYGGLEHRASTALICNRTDLPVKGRPETTEGYRTYLGLCSHEYFHTWNVKRIKPAAFVPYDLTRENYTSLLWLFEGFTSYYDDLMLVRSGLMSQDDYFAALGRTIGGVLRGTGRLKQSVAESSFDAWIKYYRQDENATNAIVSYYTKGSLVALAFDLAIRAQTRNRKSLDDVMRLLWQRYGRDFYRGKQAGVDENEVEALIEEATGVALGRLFADAVQGTRDLPLAELLAPFGVTLVPDVATGAAAKPTIGARLRGGADCTLAAVYEGGAAHRAGLSAGDTLIAVDGLRVTGTNLDALLARYRPGDKVEIHAFRRDELRTAKLKLDGPEVTRYRLTAAAKPAAATKAREAWLQG
- a CDS encoding glycosyltransferase family 87 protein; this encodes MGTVHGSGSRAVDARRVGTYAAAVLALQIVVLAVWAMRYYGWHDRSSPMVGSDFAIFWAAARVAIEHGAAAIFSPGWMQPIEAALRPFDDFAPWPYPPTFLLVILPFGFVPFVFALVVFATLQIACYAAVVARVVRPLDTQLRVAIAAFPGLLGAALTMQNSFMTVAAAAAALLLLESSPVLAGACIAVLIVKPQFGVLFPLALICGRHWKALISAGAFSTGIVAVSLAAFGVRAWAAFFAFMPAFHHNVVEYGDTLRRAMPSTISLARAAGLSVGPAYAVHAVVGVLAVAAVADVWIRRSRFALRAAALAAGTLLVQPYYVYYDLLWLVLPVAFLLLDARNVPLRRAEIVIVVLAWLAPAQAFVAVISGTGWPVASAMLVALLAMIVRRSREPALVAA
- a CDS encoding DsbC family protein, coding for MKKTIRIASLALAVTMATLGCTAQADQTTDKLKATLQARLGNDAPIKSVSKSPVAGLYEVNLGSQIIYSDAAGDYVLLGDLVDAKTHKNLTDARLSEINKIDFASLPFANAIKIVKGNGARKIAVFSDPNCPYCKKLETTLQSVDNVTVYTFLYPVLSPDSTAKSKAIWCATDRAKTWESWMLDHRAPSGAGTCDTTALDKNLALGRGMNVTGTPTIFLPDGRRLPGAVSADQLNQALASSK
- a CDS encoding FMN-dependent NADH-azoreductase, which translates into the protein MTTILQINSAARSQGAQSTLLSNELTAKLQQSNPGANVVVRDLLADALPHLDESVLGAFFTPADKRTAEQNAIVAKSDALIAELQAADIIVIGAPMYNFGISSQLKTYFDWIARAGVTFRYTENGPEGLIKGKKVHVVTARGGKYLGTPNDSQTPYLRSFLGFIGLTDVNFIHAEGLNLGPDAQSAALASAREAIAAA